The Chamaesiphon minutus PCC 6605 DNA window TCTTGAGGTATCCAAGAACCTAAGATATCAATATTTTCAATATCTTTCAACATTTTAATGCTAAAGGCTTCCAGCGATGTATCTGTAACGGGGAAGAAACCCGATAAATCGCTCATATCTGCCTTCGTCCTTTCATCCCACCAGAATGCTTCTGAATTACCTAGTATATAATTTATGGACTTATCAAGTGGGAATTTGGATTTTCTGTGCTTACCAAAATATCGAACGGTTGCATTAAACTCTGTAGAACCAAAGCGACAAATCATACATGGTTTATCGGCTAAGATTCTACTCTGAATCTTATCGCTTGCATCTTGCCCAGAATAATCGATAGGTAGCCCACCAGCCTTATTTGGTGCGAGTATTCGTTCGACTTTACTATAAGCGCGTCTAGCAGTCTCTAGTAAATACAGGGGGCTTGTATCCATTGTTAGAATTTTAACTTTGTATATAAAAACCTAAAAGTGTTGCAAAAATTGGCATCAAAGCTGCTAAAGTCTTATATTGATATTAGAGCGAACAGACTAATCTCGACTGACTGATGGCAGCCACACGGAGACCGGAAATCGCTAGGCTACGGATTGGCTATATTATGTTCGTACCAGCTTATGAATAATTGAATATCTGGTTGAGCGATTAATGGCTGTGCTGCTCTCAAGTTTTCCTCGGATAAATTCCACCACTCGATCGACTGTAATTTTTTAATTAGATCTTCTGTAAATCTATATCTGATCGCCTTTGCTGGCACTCCACCTACTATTGCGTAATCGGGCACATCCTTTACAACTACCGATCCTGCGCCGACAATTGCTCCGTTGCCAATTTTTACGCCATCCCTAATAAAAACTCTCGAACCGATCCAAACATCGTTACCTATTATTATTTCTTTGCGCTCTTCAAATAAGTTGTTGTCTGTAAATGAAACACCACATTGTTGAAGGCTAGAAAAAAACACAGGATGCGTACTGACAAAATCAGTAGGATGCTCTCCATTGCCACAAAGTAAGTGAGATCCAATCGAGCAAAATTTTCCTACTTTAACGAGATTCAAATTAGATTGTCCGGCAATATACGTAAATCTACCGATCGTACAATCTATGATATTAGATTCTGAATATACCGAAGTATAAGATTCTAAGCAAGAATTAAAAATATTACATCTGTCTCCGATTGAGACATTATTTTCTATTTTAGAATTATAGATCGAAGATTTTCCTATTTTTAGATCTCGATCGAGATGAGATTTTTTTAATCTCGATCCAAAAGAAAAAGAAATCGCAGAATTTTTATATTTCGCAGATTGATATAAGAACCATAAACAATCTTCGGCAAGCTTAACACGCATAATTCAAACTTAGTTTCAGTACAAACAGTTAAACAGTACAACTATCTTCAAGTAAGTACTCGAACTAAAGAATATATTGAATAGATTTCTGCTCATTTCAATTAAAGTTACGATCGATCGCTAAGAAGATACTGGGATTAAGTGTTTGAATGGTCGCAGTCGAGCTTTAATTCGATTTTTGATTTTAGAGATCAGGCGATCTTGTTGACGCATGTGATGGCCTCCAAAGAAGTTATTAAAGGTATGAATGTCGGCTTCACAGTTACGAATAGTTAATTTGGGATGTTCGATATCCCAAATATCATAAGTAGGCATATTAGACCAGGGACTTTCGCCAAATGTATGCGTTGCGTCTACACCAAAGCCTAGATTAGAGATCAGATTTCGAGCTGGTTCGATCGACAGTCTACTTTGAGAAAGGCAGGTATAGAGCCACTGATAATCCCATGTATCGATTTTACCTGCATAAACATTATCGAATATTTCAATCCAACTCTTCTGTTCATAAATATCATGAAATGCTGATTGCAGCAAATTACTTTGTTTGCATTCAGGCCAAGTTTTCATATCGACATCATATTCTTGCCATGCTCGTCGCCAGCTCGCCCAGCCCCAAATATGAGCGTATTTAGAGAAATAATAGCTGTATGATGTTTTCGTCTGCTCTTGTTGACAAGTAGTACCACTAATCATTGAGATCCGATCGTCGTGGCGATATTTTTCTAGTAAAGTTTGGCAAAACTGAAAAAATGATGGAGCTGGCAGACAGTCATCTTCAAGAATGATGGCTTCTTCGACTTGTGAAAATACCCAGTTGATGCCACTAGAGACTCGGCGTTTACAACCTAGATTAATACTAGAATAGTTAGTTAAAACCTCACAATCCCAATCTACTAAGTCGATTATTGCGCGAGTTTCCGTACACTTTTCGGCTTCACCAGATCGATCGCTCCTCGGCCCATCGGCAATTACAAGTAACTTTTGTGGCTTGGCTTGCCGGATTGCCTCAAAAACCTTTTTAGTTGGATCGGGACGATTAAAGATGATGAAAGCAACTGGGGTTGACAGAGACATAAACGATCGGGAGATAGTTTGGGAAATAGTGGTCAGGAAGCAGTAAAATACGATCGCGAGTACCTTTAATATCTGCTCAACGAAGCCATAATTGGAACGATTGAGAGCAGAAAGATGAACTTTGTACTCAATCAAACATTGGATTTAAAGACAGTTAATTCTCCACAATTAGAAATATTAAATGGTTTGCAAGTAGCAACCGTATTTAAGACAATATCGGAAGCTTTACTACCATGAATCTCGATCGCAATGTTATCAACAAAAGGCAGCCAGGATTCATAATTCTTGGCAAAGACAACAGCCTCAGCACCCTCAATATCCATTTTGAGAATTGAAATTTTATCTGAACCCGATTCTTTTAATAAAGTTCCAACATCTGTTGCCTGCATTTCCGGGACTTCACCTGCATTACATTCTCTGACTTGGACTGCCCAGGCATTCCACTCTAGACCTGGAGTTTCCAAAATCTTCAAACCAGTTTGGTGAGACCAGACCCCAGAGTTGATTAATTTAACACGTTCTTTATATGGGGCAAGATTTTTTTCTAAGATCTTAAAGTTAGAGGAATCTGGCTCGATACAAATAACTCTAGACTTAGGAAAACGAGTTAGAAGATATGCAGACGAGTAACCAACGTTAGCTCCACAATCGATTATCAACTCCACATCAGACAAATCATCCAGGCAAGAATACTCTCGTTCGAGAAAAATCTGTCCAAAAACAGATAAGTCACTAGTATTAGGGCGACAAATCAATGGGAAATTACTATTTTTAGAAATTAAAGTGTAATTGCTATCGCTATTCAACAATGAATGACGCAGCATTTGTACTGCATAAACACATGCATGAATTAAACCAAGGTTACTCACCAGACTAACTATACATCTTTTTAAAGTCAAGATTTTATTTGTATATTTAAACATATTTAATTGTAATAAAGATCGAGTAAGTGCTAGAGTTGTATTTCTAATCTTTAAAATCGGTTAGACTGGGTTCACCCATATCTAATCAATAACTTAAATCTAGAAAGACTGTAATAAATTACTGCTAATAGGTAG harbors:
- a CDS encoding FkbM family methyltransferase — encoded protein: MFKYTNKILTLKRCIVSLVSNLGLIHACVYAVQMLRHSLLNSDSNYTLISKNSNFPLICRPNTSDLSVFGQIFLEREYSCLDDLSDVELIIDCGANVGYSSAYLLTRFPKSRVICIEPDSSNFKILEKNLAPYKERVKLINSGVWSHQTGLKILETPGLEWNAWAVQVRECNAGEVPEMQATDVGTLLKESGSDKISILKMDIEGAEAVVFAKNYESWLPFVDNIAIEIHGSKASDIVLNTVATCKPFNISNCGELTVFKSNV
- a CDS encoding CatB-related O-acetyltransferase — protein: MRVKLAEDCLWFLYQSAKYKNSAISFSFGSRLKKSHLDRDLKIGKSSIYNSKIENNVSIGDRCNIFNSCLESYTSVYSESNIIDCTIGRFTYIAGQSNLNLVKVGKFCSIGSHLLCGNGEHPTDFVSTHPVFFSSLQQCGVSFTDNNLFEERKEIIIGNDVWIGSRVFIRDGVKIGNGAIVGAGSVVVKDVPDYAIVGGVPAKAIRYRFTEDLIKKLQSIEWWNLSEENLRAAQPLIAQPDIQLFISWYEHNIANP